In Longimicrobium sp., a single genomic region encodes these proteins:
- a CDS encoding helix-hairpin-helix domain-containing protein has protein sequence MKDEKAAILKDFRRIPGVGRSIAEDLWDLGLRRVDDLRGADPQALYDRLCQQRGMHIDRCMLYVLRCAVYFASETEHAPEKLLWWNWKEGAAAMPLTPSDLIAGGRTKRRAGGGRAGGGWAGSGN, from the coding sequence ATGAAGGACGAAAAAGCCGCCATCCTGAAGGACTTCCGCCGCATCCCCGGCGTGGGCAGGTCGATTGCCGAGGACCTGTGGGACCTGGGCCTGCGCCGCGTGGACGACCTGCGCGGCGCCGACCCGCAGGCGCTGTACGACCGGCTCTGCCAGCAGCGGGGGATGCACATCGACCGGTGCATGCTGTACGTGCTGCGCTGCGCCGTCTACTTCGCCAGCGAGACGGAGCACGCGCCGGAGAAGCTGCTCTGGTGGAACTGGAAGGAGGGCGCGGCCGCGATGCCGCTCACGCCGAGCGATCTGATCGCCGGCGGCCGAACGAAGCGGCGGGCGGGCGGAGGCAGAGCGGGGGGCGGGTGGGCAGGATCGGGGAACTGA
- a CDS encoding tetratricopeptide repeat protein: protein MPDPYDYDYQSGGGVAVARSIHTTRASLARLKAQDVSREEVRDEAVERARGELDRKRGMKFGARTGRRPRERGHTALDSISIAATDRGPHVWFPAGEDDVRELLRRLPRGVTDGLARVEMRLGREAQDELAQSDAGGEEPDPFTGRWSYSRFPGAWSGRILGRYRPDAAAIELYAYVIDPAHPLRAVWEPLLRMEALSVLAHEVAHHHDHTERVARGRWLAEDRDAVERYAEAMQHEWTRGVVLPYLRERYAAEIALTERWVARHGGIALPFGALADDPRATGRGGRVHGDRLLWKMSEALGNLAGQVERGEPAWECRMRFARELHFQSRDADALAVIRRVLRARPGEPRALMVMADVLLGLGRAAHAARVARRVAAAEPLNARAWGLLSRAAERLERWDEAEDAATRQIQATEAAGERTEWTVLFRARFRLRSGDVAGALEDADRLAASARPYFHARAEALRARAAAAGDAIPSRRGRRRHSSPASKAG, encoded by the coding sequence TTGCCAGATCCGTATGATTACGACTACCAGAGCGGAGGCGGCGTAGCGGTGGCGCGGAGCATCCACACGACGCGCGCCTCGCTGGCGCGGCTGAAGGCGCAGGACGTCTCGCGCGAGGAGGTGCGCGACGAGGCGGTCGAGCGAGCGCGGGGCGAGCTGGACCGCAAACGGGGGATGAAGTTCGGCGCGCGCACCGGCCGGCGCCCGCGCGAGCGGGGGCACACGGCGCTCGATTCGATCTCGATCGCCGCCACCGATCGCGGGCCGCACGTCTGGTTTCCCGCGGGCGAGGACGACGTGCGCGAGCTGCTGCGCCGCCTGCCGCGCGGGGTGACGGACGGGCTGGCGCGGGTGGAGATGCGGCTGGGGCGCGAGGCGCAGGACGAGCTGGCGCAGAGCGACGCGGGCGGCGAGGAGCCGGACCCGTTCACCGGGCGATGGTCGTACTCGCGCTTCCCCGGCGCCTGGTCCGGGCGGATCCTGGGGCGCTACCGCCCGGACGCGGCGGCGATCGAGCTGTACGCCTACGTGATCGACCCCGCGCATCCGCTCCGCGCCGTGTGGGAGCCGCTGCTGCGGATGGAGGCGCTGTCAGTGCTGGCGCACGAGGTGGCGCATCACCACGACCACACCGAGCGCGTGGCGCGCGGGCGCTGGCTGGCGGAGGACCGCGACGCGGTGGAGCGCTACGCCGAGGCCATGCAGCACGAATGGACGCGGGGCGTGGTCCTCCCCTACCTGCGCGAGCGGTACGCGGCGGAGATCGCGCTCACCGAGCGGTGGGTGGCGCGGCACGGCGGGATCGCGCTGCCGTTCGGGGCGCTGGCGGACGACCCGCGCGCGACCGGCCGCGGTGGACGGGTGCACGGCGACCGCCTGCTGTGGAAGATGAGCGAGGCGCTGGGGAACCTGGCCGGACAGGTGGAGCGCGGCGAGCCGGCGTGGGAGTGCCGGATGCGCTTCGCGCGGGAGCTGCACTTCCAGTCGCGCGACGCCGACGCGCTGGCGGTGATCCGGCGCGTGCTGCGGGCGCGCCCGGGGGAGCCTCGGGCGCTGATGGTGATGGCGGACGTGCTGCTCGGGCTGGGCCGCGCGGCGCACGCGGCGAGGGTGGCGCGCCGCGTCGCCGCCGCGGAGCCGCTGAACGCGCGGGCGTGGGGGCTGCTGTCGCGCGCGGCCGAGCGGCTGGAGCGGTGGGACGAGGCGGAGGACGCGGCCACGCGGCAGATCCAGGCCACCGAGGCCGCGGGCGAGCGCACGGAGTGGACGGTGCTCTTCCGCGCCCGCTTCCGCCTTCGCAGCGGCGACGTAGCCGGCGCGCTGGAGGACGCGGACCGGCTGGCGGCGTCCGCGCGGCCGTACTTCCATGCCCGCGCGGAGGCGCTGCGCGCGCGGGCCGCGGCGGCGGGCGATGCGATCCCCAGCCGCCGGGGACGACGGCGGCATTCATCGCCCGCTTCGAAGGCAGGCTGA
- a CDS encoding AAA family ATPase: protein MTENAVPPAAPGSGEDDEPQAGRAPVIRIPGISLVVLVGVSGCGKSTFARKHFRPTEVLSSDFFRAMVRDDENDQTATADAFDVLHFVARRRLLAGRLTVVDATNVRPAAREPLLALARECNVTPVAIVLDLPEDVCAERNRGRAGRQVPPHVVSQQHAQLHGGLGELGREGFRHVFVLDRAAAVDAATVVREPLWNERKADMSVPAAREYAEPAQPFLPEPGTEAPVRDDGLT from the coding sequence ATGACCGAGAACGCCGTGCCGCCCGCGGCGCCGGGCAGCGGGGAAGACGACGAGCCGCAGGCCGGGCGGGCGCCCGTCATCCGCATCCCCGGGATCTCGCTGGTGGTGCTGGTGGGCGTGTCCGGGTGCGGCAAGTCCACCTTCGCGCGGAAGCACTTCCGGCCCACGGAGGTGCTGTCCAGCGACTTCTTCCGCGCGATGGTGCGCGACGACGAGAACGATCAGACCGCCACGGCGGACGCCTTCGACGTGCTGCACTTCGTCGCCCGGCGCCGGCTGCTGGCCGGGCGGCTGACCGTGGTCGACGCGACCAACGTGCGGCCGGCGGCGCGCGAGCCGCTGCTGGCGCTGGCCCGCGAGTGCAACGTCACCCCCGTCGCCATCGTGCTGGATCTGCCGGAGGACGTGTGCGCCGAGCGCAACCGCGGGCGCGCCGGCCGGCAGGTGCCGCCGCACGTCGTCTCGCAGCAGCACGCGCAGCTGCACGGCGGGCTCGGCGAGCTGGGCCGCGAGGGGTTCCGCCACGTCTTCGTCCTGGACAGGGCGGCGGCGGTGGACGCGGCGACCGTCGTGCGCGAGCCGCTGTGGAACGAGCGGAAAGCGGACATGTCCGTCCCCGCCGCGCGCGAGTACGCGGAGCCTGCGCAACCGTTTCTGCCGGAGCCAGGCACGGAGGCGCCGGTGCGCGACGACGGGCTTACCTGA
- a CDS encoding DUF4132 domain-containing protein: MMMQTGFTPEQLLEAAEWREAAIRARLEAERRKPRPRDTFVLPGEGPYVTAHRRLEALVLEIAERDWRWTAYTDIRGFACAEPILQATPGERADVAVAAMHRVAWYLLRQDSAWERNCVDSLLEVVTALPLEFTPEGMADLLEAVAALPRGWPWLMLRSGHVLSHLERVWSAEGAAGVLRPMVQPLCDRLRASPEPEARPMAERLFVLLHGADAVYLEDDPWSTRVLAAIEAMEPAERERWTALLRFLQSAGSKASPKWLKQARAAVATVGADAFRTQAAAWLDAIAPGADTLLPVRAGDLARGMVWALAGDPDAETAGVLGGVALACGRKIPMVGQRSAKVVNACVAALGEMPGMEALEQIGRLRAKIRYVQAQALIEKTLLAAAARRGMQPADLEELAVSTFGMEEPGLIRDDLDGWTVEVRLDGGKAETAWTRDGKTQKSPPAALKSSHADELKALKKAATEMEQAFSAQRARLETIPMWERTLPFPAWRERYLDHPLMALLARRIIWRFESDGEVRPGAWLGGALVDADDRPLEGLGDGTMAGLWHPVAAAPEDARAWRAWLDRHAVTQPFKQAHRETYRLTPAEEETFTYSNRFAAHVLRQHQMAALAKSRGWQSAMMGEYDGGMWPTLRIPGHAGLTAEFWIEGVEGEAMMAHSGVAMYVATDSVRFFRDGVPLPLEQVPPLVLSEVMRDVDLFVGVSSIGTDPQWRDGEGLGRYWRDFAFGVLSATAETRREVLERLLPRLKIAPVARLEDRFLEVRGTLATYRIHLGSGNVLMEPGSRYLCIVPDSRAQKNRVAAPALPFEGDTLLSVILSKAFLLADDTRITDPTIIRQIRAS, translated from the coding sequence ATGATGATGCAGACCGGCTTCACCCCCGAGCAGCTGCTGGAGGCGGCGGAGTGGAGGGAGGCGGCCATCCGCGCGCGCCTCGAGGCGGAGCGGCGGAAGCCACGCCCGCGCGACACCTTCGTGCTTCCCGGCGAGGGGCCGTACGTCACCGCGCACCGCCGCTTGGAGGCGCTCGTCCTGGAGATCGCCGAGCGCGACTGGCGCTGGACGGCGTACACCGACATCCGCGGCTTCGCCTGCGCCGAGCCCATCCTTCAGGCCACGCCCGGCGAGCGCGCGGACGTGGCGGTCGCGGCCATGCACCGCGTCGCGTGGTACCTGCTGCGCCAGGACTCGGCGTGGGAGCGGAATTGCGTGGACAGCCTGCTGGAGGTGGTCACCGCCCTCCCGCTGGAGTTCACGCCGGAGGGGATGGCCGACCTGCTGGAGGCCGTCGCCGCGCTGCCGCGCGGATGGCCGTGGCTGATGCTGCGCTCCGGCCACGTGCTGTCCCATCTCGAACGCGTCTGGTCGGCGGAGGGCGCGGCCGGCGTGCTGCGGCCCATGGTCCAGCCGCTCTGCGACCGGCTCCGCGCCAGCCCGGAGCCGGAAGCGCGCCCCATGGCCGAGCGCCTGTTCGTCCTCCTGCACGGCGCCGACGCGGTGTATCTGGAGGACGATCCGTGGTCCACGCGCGTCCTGGCCGCCATCGAGGCGATGGAGCCGGCGGAGCGCGAGCGGTGGACGGCGCTCCTGCGCTTCCTGCAGTCCGCCGGAAGCAAGGCCTCGCCGAAGTGGCTGAAGCAGGCGCGCGCCGCCGTCGCCACCGTCGGCGCGGACGCGTTCCGGACCCAGGCCGCGGCGTGGCTGGACGCGATCGCGCCGGGCGCGGACACGCTGCTCCCCGTCCGCGCGGGCGACCTGGCGCGCGGGATGGTGTGGGCGCTCGCGGGCGATCCGGACGCGGAGACGGCGGGCGTGCTGGGCGGCGTGGCGCTGGCGTGCGGCAGGAAGATTCCGATGGTCGGCCAGCGCTCGGCCAAGGTAGTGAACGCCTGCGTGGCCGCGCTGGGCGAGATGCCGGGAATGGAGGCGCTGGAGCAGATCGGCCGGCTGCGCGCGAAGATCCGCTACGTGCAGGCGCAGGCGCTGATCGAGAAGACGCTGCTGGCCGCCGCCGCCCGCCGCGGGATGCAGCCCGCCGATCTGGAGGAGCTGGCCGTTTCCACCTTCGGGATGGAGGAGCCCGGCCTGATCCGCGACGATCTGGACGGGTGGACGGTGGAGGTGCGGCTGGACGGCGGAAAGGCGGAGACGGCGTGGACGCGCGACGGGAAGACGCAGAAGAGCCCGCCCGCCGCGCTGAAGTCGTCGCACGCGGACGAGCTGAAGGCGCTGAAGAAGGCGGCCACGGAGATGGAGCAGGCCTTCTCCGCCCAGCGCGCGCGGCTGGAGACGATCCCCATGTGGGAGCGCACCCTGCCCTTCCCCGCCTGGCGCGAGCGCTACCTCGATCACCCGCTGATGGCGCTCCTCGCCCGGCGCATCATCTGGCGCTTCGAGTCGGACGGGGAGGTCCGCCCGGGCGCCTGGCTGGGCGGCGCGCTGGTGGACGCGGACGACCGGCCGCTGGAAGGTTTGGGAGATGGGACGATGGCCGGGCTCTGGCATCCCGTCGCGGCGGCGCCGGAGGACGCGCGGGCGTGGCGCGCGTGGCTGGACCGGCACGCCGTCACGCAGCCGTTCAAGCAGGCGCACCGGGAAACGTACCGGCTGACGCCCGCGGAAGAGGAGACCTTCACCTACTCCAACCGCTTCGCCGCGCACGTGCTGCGGCAGCACCAGATGGCGGCGCTGGCCAAGTCGCGCGGCTGGCAGAGCGCGATGATGGGCGAGTACGACGGGGGGATGTGGCCCACGCTGCGCATCCCCGGCCACGCCGGGCTGACGGCGGAGTTCTGGATCGAGGGCGTGGAGGGCGAGGCGATGATGGCGCACTCCGGCGTGGCGATGTACGTGGCCACCGACTCGGTGCGCTTCTTCCGCGACGGCGTGCCGCTGCCGCTGGAGCAGGTGCCGCCGCTGGTGCTCAGCGAGGTGATGCGCGACGTGGACCTGTTCGTCGGCGTCTCCAGCATCGGCACCGACCCGCAGTGGCGCGACGGCGAGGGGCTGGGCCGCTACTGGCGCGACTTCGCCTTCGGCGTCCTTTCCGCCACCGCCGAGACGCGCCGCGAGGTGCTGGAGCGCCTTCTCCCGCGCCTGAAGATCGCCCCCGTCGCGCGGCTGGAGGACCGGTTCCTGGAGGTGCGCGGCACGCTGGCCACCTACCGCATCCACCTGGGGAGCGGGAACGTGCTGATGGAGCCGGGGAGCCGCTACCTCTGCATCGTCCCCGACTCGCGCGCGCAGAAGAACCGCGTGGCCGCGCCCGCGCTCCCGTTCGAGGGCGACACGCTGCTGAGTGTGATCCTGAGCAAGGCCTTCCTCCTGGCCGACGACACCCGCATCACCGACCCCACGATCATACGGCAGATCCGGGCGAGCTGA
- the nhaA gene encoding Na+/H+ antiporter NhaA, with amino-acid sequence MSANRTRIVPPPPPTPIERFLSPFGRFARTESSGGVVLIVSTLAALVAANSPWAGAYHRFFETPLTLRFGGQALEYSLHHWINDGLMAVFFFVVGLEIKREVLVGELASMRRAALPIAGALGGMVVPALIFTLLNLGGRGASGWGIPMATDIAFAMGVLALLGNRAPAPLKIFLAALAIADDIGAVLVIAVFYTAVIDMNMLLLGFALIVALAVFNRLGARRPYIYLVLGLAVWLCFLKSGVHATVAGVLVAMTIPARTRIDTGEFLERGRQILKGFDEAGPEGPDILTNHAQQAAIIELENTAEAAQAPLQWIEHGLQPWVAFFIIPLFAFANAGVELKGELANAFTSPVTLGVLFGLLIGKPLGITLFSWVATRLKLAALPGGCEWRALHAVSWLGGIGFTMSLFISGLAFTGSEGLVTDAKVGIFTASIGAAVAGWLLLRREKPCDVPEVPPEEMAGG; translated from the coding sequence ATGAGCGCGAACCGGACCCGGATCGTCCCCCCGCCGCCGCCCACGCCCATCGAGCGCTTCCTCTCGCCGTTCGGGCGCTTCGCGCGCACCGAGTCGTCGGGCGGGGTGGTGCTCATCGTCTCCACCCTCGCGGCGCTGGTGGCGGCCAACTCGCCGTGGGCGGGGGCGTACCACCGGTTCTTCGAGACGCCGCTCACGCTGCGCTTCGGCGGGCAGGCGCTGGAGTACTCGCTGCACCACTGGATCAACGACGGCCTGATGGCCGTGTTCTTCTTCGTGGTGGGGCTGGAGATCAAGCGCGAGGTGCTGGTGGGCGAGCTGGCGTCCATGCGCCGCGCCGCGCTTCCCATCGCCGGCGCGCTGGGGGGGATGGTGGTTCCCGCGCTCATCTTCACCCTGCTGAACCTGGGCGGCCGCGGGGCCAGCGGGTGGGGGATCCCGATGGCAACCGACATCGCATTCGCCATGGGCGTGCTGGCGCTGCTGGGGAACCGCGCGCCCGCGCCGCTGAAGATCTTTCTGGCCGCGCTGGCCATCGCCGACGACATCGGCGCCGTGCTGGTGATCGCTGTGTTCTACACGGCGGTCATCGACATGAACATGCTTCTCCTCGGCTTCGCGCTCATCGTGGCCCTGGCGGTGTTCAACCGGCTGGGCGCGCGCCGGCCGTACATCTACCTGGTGCTGGGGCTGGCCGTCTGGCTCTGCTTCCTGAAGTCGGGCGTGCACGCCACGGTGGCCGGGGTGCTGGTGGCGATGACCATTCCCGCGCGCACCCGCATCGACACCGGCGAGTTCCTGGAGCGCGGGCGGCAGATCCTGAAGGGGTTCGACGAGGCGGGCCCCGAGGGGCCGGACATCCTGACCAACCACGCGCAGCAGGCCGCCATCATCGAGCTCGAGAACACCGCCGAGGCCGCGCAGGCGCCGCTGCAGTGGATCGAGCACGGGCTGCAGCCGTGGGTGGCCTTCTTCATCATCCCGCTCTTCGCCTTCGCCAACGCGGGGGTGGAGCTGAAGGGCGAGCTGGCCAACGCCTTCACCAGCCCGGTCACCCTGGGCGTCCTCTTCGGGCTGCTGATCGGCAAGCCGCTGGGGATCACGCTGTTCTCGTGGGTGGCGACGAGGCTGAAGCTGGCCGCGCTCCCCGGCGGGTGCGAGTGGCGGGCGCTGCACGCGGTGAGCTGGCTGGGCGGGATCGGGTTCACCATGTCGCTGTTCATCAGCGGCCTGGCGTTCACGGGCAGCGAGGGGCTGGTGACCGACGCCAAGGTGGGGATCTTCACGGCGTCGATCGGGGCGGCGGTGGCGGGGTGGCTGCTGCTGCGGCGCGAGAAGCCGTGCGACGTCCCCGAGGTTCCGCCGGAGGAGATGGCGGGGGGATGA
- a CDS encoding DUF433 domain-containing protein gives MLESSVVHSHPEIVSGEPVFIGTRVPVRNLLDWIEGGHTLDEFLDNFPSVKREQAIQFLEDAAHALLSRLPHAA, from the coding sequence ATGCTCGAATCATCCGTGGTTCACAGCCACCCTGAAATCGTCAGTGGCGAGCCCGTATTCATCGGTACCCGGGTTCCCGTTCGTAACCTGCTGGACTGGATCGAGGGCGGCCACACGCTCGATGAATTCCTCGACAACTTCCCGTCGGTGAAGCGGGAACAGGCAATCCAGTTCCTGGAGGATGCGGCGCATGCCCTCCTCTCGCGGCTTCCGCACGCCGCATGA